In uncultured Cohaesibacter sp., a genomic segment contains:
- a CDS encoding cell envelope biogenesis protein TolA — translation MKNVGLVASSIGHAAVLAWALISLPSPGAHDVSDLEILPIELVSVSDVTDVVKGQSTAKVQKKVQEATRKAPQPEEKKPEPAPKVAPKPKQAEPQKQAEPEPPKAKPEPAPKVEPAPKPEPSPKPEPAAKPEPAPKPEPAPKVEPEKKVEPQPEPTPKAEEKPQSEPTPEEPKEAAPKPVAALPRIKPKAPPKPQKPAEEKRKFDVDSLKALANQTDSAQPTPSGEQDQDASFGSRNGKEAAAMTQSELDALRAQIAQCWSPPVGAADASQLAVKIEFGLDQQGNVNWGPQPIEYPANQFGVAAVESAMRAVRRCAPYTLPADKYDAWRRVRINFDPSDMF, via the coding sequence TTGAAGAATGTCGGACTTGTTGCGTCGAGTATTGGACATGCTGCGGTGTTGGCGTGGGCTTTGATCAGTCTGCCGTCGCCGGGTGCCCATGACGTGAGCGATCTCGAGATCCTGCCGATCGAACTGGTGTCCGTGTCGGATGTGACCGATGTGGTCAAGGGTCAGTCGACGGCCAAGGTCCAGAAGAAGGTGCAGGAAGCAACCCGCAAGGCGCCGCAGCCGGAAGAGAAAAAGCCAGAGCCAGCGCCAAAGGTTGCTCCGAAGCCCAAACAGGCCGAACCGCAAAAACAGGCCGAGCCCGAGCCGCCCAAGGCAAAGCCGGAGCCAGCACCGAAAGTGGAGCCGGCCCCGAAGCCCGAGCCGTCACCCAAACCGGAACCTGCTGCCAAACCCGAGCCAGCTCCGAAACCGGAACCGGCTCCGAAGGTGGAGCCTGAGAAGAAGGTAGAGCCGCAGCCCGAACCGACGCCGAAGGCGGAGGAAAAGCCTCAGTCCGAGCCGACACCGGAAGAGCCCAAGGAAGCGGCTCCAAAGCCGGTTGCAGCGTTGCCCAGGATCAAGCCGAAGGCGCCGCCAAAACCGCAGAAGCCGGCGGAAGAGAAACGCAAGTTTGACGTCGATTCTCTCAAGGCTCTGGCCAATCAGACCGACAGCGCCCAGCCGACACCGAGCGGCGAGCAGGATCAGGACGCTTCCTTCGGTTCCAGAAATGGCAAGGAAGCGGCAGCTATGACCCAAAGCGAGCTTGATGCCCTGAGGGCGCAGATCGCGCAGTGCTGGTCGCCTCCGGTTGGTGCCGCGGATGCGTCACAATTGGCTGTAAAGATAGAGTTCGGCCTTGATCAGCAGGGCAATGTGAACTGGGGTCCGCAGCCGATCGAGTATCCGGCAAACCAGTTCGGCGTTGCCGCTGTTGAAAGCGCCATGCGTGCCGTGCGTCGATGTGCGCCTTACACGCTGCCTGCAGACAAATATGATGCATGGCGTCGTGTCCGGATCAATTTTGATCCAAGTGACATGTTCTAG